A single region of the Pseudomonadota bacterium genome encodes:
- a CDS encoding ParB/RepB/Spo0J family partition protein gives MQAKRGLGRGLESLIPPPMVAAEDGALDSAGFRQIPIDRIVPNRLQPRTVFDEERLRELADSIGEQGILQPLAVSPLPDGRYELIAGERRLRASRMAGLEKVPAVVKQVDNEGMLALSIIENIQREDLNPIEEAHAYRELMELFKYTQDDVAKKVGRSRAAVANSVRLLALPQLIQEDVANGRYSAGHARAILAVEKIHDRLKLRERILRDTPTVRDVEKMVQSYASGDNRRRRRKAQLSPQLAEIADNLKQFLGTKVQISTSGVGGRITIDYYSPQDLDRIYTTIACSREAAAACEA, from the coding sequence GGGGCTTTGGACTCCGCGGGTTTCAGGCAGATACCGATCGACAGGATCGTGCCCAACCGCCTCCAGCCGCGCACGGTCTTCGACGAGGAGAGGCTCAGGGAGCTGGCCGACTCGATCGGGGAGCAGGGCATCCTTCAGCCGCTGGCGGTTAGCCCGCTGCCGGACGGCCGCTACGAGCTCATCGCAGGCGAACGCAGGCTGCGCGCCTCGCGCATGGCTGGCCTCGAGAAGGTGCCGGCGGTCGTGAAGCAGGTCGACAACGAGGGGATGCTCGCGCTCTCGATCATAGAGAACATACAGCGCGAGGATTTGAACCCGATCGAGGAGGCGCACGCCTATCGGGAGCTGATGGAGCTCTTCAAGTACACGCAGGATGACGTGGCGAAGAAGGTCGGCAGGTCGAGGGCCGCGGTCGCAAACAGCGTGAGGCTGCTTGCGCTCCCGCAGCTCATACAGGAGGACGTGGCCAACGGGCGCTACTCGGCCGGCCACGCCAGGGCGATACTGGCGGTCGAGAAGATCCACGACAGGCTCAAGCTCAGGGAGCGGATACTGCGCGACACCCCCACGGTCCGCGACGTGGAAAAGATGGTGCAGTCTTACGCCTCGGGTGATAATAGACGCAGGCGCAGGAAGGCCCAGCTCTCGCCGCAGTTGGCGGAGATCGCCGACAACCTGAAGCAGTTCCTCGGGACGAAGGTCCAGATCTCCACCAGCGGGGTTGGCGGCAGGATCACGATAGACTACTATTCGCCGCAGGACCTTGACAGGATATACACGACCATAGCGTGCAGCAGGGAAGCGGCCGCTGCGTGCGAGGCATAA
- a CDS encoding polymer-forming cytoskeletal protein: MARNNRDANQINGLIDRGCSVEGKLAFDGTVQINGDFTGEILSDGTLIVGPEAKISARIQIDTIIIEGSVQGTVEAKQKVELRRGANLTGDIEAPALVVEEGAVFQGRSQMLLGASTQVRAAGEMPASEGAFSADESADSLMM; this comes from the coding sequence ATGGCACGGAACAACAGGGACGCAAACCAGATCAACGGCCTCATTGATCGCGGATGCAGCGTTGAGGGGAAACTCGCCTTCGACGGCACGGTCCAGATCAACGGCGATTTCACGGGGGAGATACTCTCGGACGGCACCCTGATAGTCGGCCCGGAGGCGAAGATCTCGGCCAGGATACAGATCGACACGATCATAATCGAGGGCAGCGTTCAGGGGACCGTTGAGGCGAAGCAGAAGGTCGAGCTCAGGCGCGGCGCGAACCTCACGGGAGACATCGAGGCGCCGGCGCTGGTGGTCGAGGAGGGAGCTGTCTTCCAGGGGCGCAGCCAGATGCTGCTCGGCGCCTCGACCCAGGTCCGGGCCGCCGGCGAGATGCCTGCCTCCGAGGGGGCTTTTTCCGCCGACGAGAGCGCCGACTCGCTCATGATGTGA
- a CDS encoding F0F1 ATP synthase subunit delta: protein MDLKERSLARRYARGLVDAAAGLAGLAEQMSSLAEACGSVPGLVRALSDERRSFAARSKMASACAKEIGLSREAESAVLLMIKKGRAKLIPLVAEEAVEMIFRIEGKQRAKLRVAEASLAGDIRSRVEGALSASTGMKVECDVDVDPSLMAGFDVRLGDMHFDASAAGRLSRLRGVLYSHDKER, encoded by the coding sequence TTGGACCTCAAGGAGAGATCTCTCGCCAGGAGATACGCACGCGGGCTCGTCGATGCGGCCGCAGGGCTCGCTGGGCTGGCCGAACAGATGAGCTCGCTCGCAGAGGCCTGCGGCTCGGTGCCGGGCCTTGTGAGGGCGCTCTCCGACGAGAGGCGGAGTTTCGCCGCGAGGTCGAAGATGGCATCTGCGTGCGCGAAGGAGATCGGCCTCTCGCGCGAAGCGGAGTCGGCCGTCCTCCTCATGATCAAAAAGGGGAGGGCAAAACTCATACCGCTGGTCGCGGAAGAGGCCGTCGAGATGATCTTTCGCATCGAGGGGAAGCAAAGGGCGAAGCTCAGGGTTGCCGAGGCTTCGCTCGCCGGTGATATCAGATCCAGGGTCGAGGGGGCGCTCTCCGCATCGACCGGCATGAAGGTGGAGTGCGACGTGGACGTCGACCCGTCGCTCATGGCGGGCTTCGATGTTAGGCTGGGCGACATGCACTTCGACGCGTCGGCCGCCGGCAGGCTCTCGAGGCTCAGGGGCGTGCTCTATTCGCACGACAAGGAGCGCTGA
- a CDS encoding F0F1 ATP synthase subunit alpha: MEIRADEVSRIIREQIREFGSGPSADETGQIVTVGDGIAYVYGLSGAMAGELLDFGHGVVGIAMNLEEDMVGAAIMGDDVKLKEGDEVKRMKRIASVPVGEAMLGRVVDALGRPIDGGPPVDSPTMRNLEGKAPGVVQRRPVCEPIFTGIKAIDALTPIGRGQRELVIGDRQTGKTALAVDAIINQKGAGVLCIYVAIGQKVSTVARVVDKLRAHGAMEYTAVVVAGASEPAALQYLAPFAGVAIGEHFMESRRHALVVYDDLSKHAVAYRELALLLRRPPGRDAYPGDIFYLHSRLLERAARLSDELGGGSLTAIPIVETQAGDISAYIPTNVISITDGQIYLDSDLFYSGQRPAINAGLSVSRVGGAAQTRAMKRVAGTLRLDLAQYREMKSFAQFGAELDESTRRQIGRGERLTELLKQKQYRPMRISEQVIQIYCGVTGHLDGIRLDQVAQFADGLLRHVEESDDELVKKMESSGDLDVLSSQRLEAHIEEFKKQFVPVAQEAAP; encoded by the coding sequence ATGGAGATCAGGGCAGACGAGGTGAGCCGCATCATCAGGGAGCAGATCCGCGAGTTCGGGTCAGGCCCCTCGGCCGACGAGACAGGCCAGATCGTGACGGTCGGAGACGGGATCGCCTACGTGTACGGTCTCTCGGGGGCCATGGCCGGCGAGCTTCTGGATTTCGGCCACGGCGTCGTGGGGATCGCGATGAACCTCGAGGAGGACATGGTCGGCGCGGCGATCATGGGCGACGACGTGAAGCTCAAGGAGGGCGACGAGGTCAAGAGGATGAAGCGCATCGCCTCCGTCCCAGTGGGGGAGGCGATGCTGGGCCGAGTGGTCGACGCGCTCGGCAGGCCGATAGACGGCGGCCCCCCCGTGGATTCGCCGACCATGAGGAACCTTGAGGGCAAGGCGCCGGGGGTCGTGCAGCGCAGGCCTGTCTGCGAGCCGATCTTCACCGGCATCAAGGCGATAGACGCGCTCACCCCGATAGGCAGGGGGCAGCGCGAGCTGGTGATAGGCGACCGCCAGACCGGCAAGACCGCCCTGGCGGTGGACGCGATCATAAACCAGAAGGGGGCGGGCGTACTCTGCATATACGTCGCCATAGGCCAGAAGGTCTCGACAGTCGCCAGGGTGGTGGACAAGCTGAGGGCCCACGGCGCCATGGAGTACACGGCCGTGGTCGTCGCAGGGGCGTCGGAGCCGGCGGCCCTGCAGTACCTCGCGCCGTTTGCGGGCGTGGCCATTGGCGAGCACTTCATGGAGTCGCGCAGGCACGCGCTCGTGGTGTACGACGACCTCTCCAAGCACGCGGTAGCGTACAGGGAGCTCGCCCTGCTGCTCCGCAGGCCGCCCGGCAGGGACGCCTATCCGGGCGACATCTTCTACCTGCATTCGAGGCTGCTCGAGCGCGCGGCGAGGCTCTCGGACGAGCTGGGGGGCGGTTCGCTCACCGCAATACCGATAGTGGAGACGCAGGCGGGCGACATATCGGCGTACATACCGACGAACGTGATCTCCATCACCGACGGCCAGATATACCTCGACTCAGACCTGTTCTACTCGGGGCAGAGGCCGGCCATCAACGCCGGCCTCTCGGTCTCGAGGGTCGGCGGCGCCGCGCAGACCAGGGCCATGAAGCGAGTCGCGGGGACGCTCAGGCTCGACCTCGCCCAGTACAGGGAGATGAAGTCGTTCGCGCAGTTCGGGGCGGAGCTCGACGAGTCGACGAGGCGGCAGATAGGCAGGGGCGAGAGGCTCACCGAGCTCCTCAAGCAGAAGCAGTACAGGCCCATGCGGATCTCCGAGCAGGTGATACAGATCTACTGCGGGGTGACCGGCCACCTCGACGGCATCAGGCTCGACCAGGTCGCACAGTTCGCGGACGGGCTCCTGAGGCATGTGGAGGAGAGCGACGACGAGCTGGTGAAGAAGATGG